The nucleotide window gtttgatatttatatatatattagtatttatttcttaccgctacattaaatttaatgaccaAAATTTACTATTTGTTTTTGGTCATTTTAAAAGGCAAATGTACATGCAATTGACAAATTTCGTCATTACTTTTCTTAcagaactttttaaaattggaacaacataaattagtatttcaagccaataatttccattttttataacacataTAGGAtatataacattgttttttatttcaactatgTCAACGCTATTGTATATGTATTGGTATGTGTTTATACACAGAGCGGAACAGCAGTTCGAAGTTTATTTGCGTTACGGTCAACATCCTGAGTTGTATCCAAATAGAAGAGGAGAAGTTGTTGCTGGGTATGTAAACATAATAactaaagtataattatttaaaaatttatctgtTGTTATTTTGTCAATTTGTCGTAAACAGAATCGCAAAATTTGTAGCCAACCATGTTTGAACTAAATACATCTCTTATCAAAATTCTTCGGAAAAATTTCctagaaacaaaacaaaagaaaattgatAGTCATATagaattcataaacaaaaatataatcacatttttatttgaaactagcttttacccacgactccgtccgcgcggaataaaaaaatgcacataagataaaaaagttcctatgtccgtctcctagttctaagctacctccccatcaattttcagctaaatcagtacgaccgatcttgagttataaatagtgtaactaacacgactttcatttatatatatagatgaagtTCTAAGCGACTCCTGAAATTCACATCAGACAATAGCGATTAGCTTTCCATACGAATAAATCCAAAATTTTCATCACGTCCACATCAAAACCCCTTTGATGTTCGTTTTACAATTTGATGGGGAATCCCCAATTCATTGGAGCATAAGTGAAATAATGATTGGCAATGTCGAATGTTGCGGATCAATCAAACCTGTGCATTCAAATGCTACAGAGCAAATAACAATTGATGAAATAGTTTAACGAAGCGTAAAGAaacttaatgaaataatagcATGAGTAAACATTGATGTTGAacgaatataatttgaaattcaaattgCTAACgtcgattttgttttttaacaaaattttattcagatcgaaatgtaactaaaaaaatagccgaatTTTTTATCTACCGCTCAATTTACTAAGCGTTTCTGGccgttatatcaaaatatcaccgaaaaagtaaattttatttatattaaattttcaaaattatacaaaggAACATTTACCTTTAACGCTCCCTTGACCTATCAATGctacaataaatattcatgGGACATTTCGCGCAGTCCATTATTAAAGTCACTCCAGTATCCCCAATCAATCGTCCAAAACGACTTCGTAATCCAACAAATCATCTCAACGGCTCGCACCCCGAATAAATCAAATTCCAAGTTGCCAATTACTTAAAGGGCTCTCCTGAAAATGTCACAGAAAGCGTCGGAATCATTTTCTGTCTTCAAATAGCCCACCACTTCGGTGGGAACGTGACCGAAATAGTGAATAAATCGAGTCGAATCGCAGAAAAGCCGTCTCGGATACCTATTATTGCAGGCGCGTGATTTATGTCAAATAATCAAGTGCGGAGTCGACGGGGGCGAAGTGGCATGGGGTATATACCCTTGAAGTAACATTAAGGGAACGGCCTAAGCCCTTCGAGTGCTTTACAAACTTACACAAGAGGTTATTTTCGTCTACAGATCTTACTGCGAACGTGTATTTCGGGATTGTCGGCTTCAGACGTGTTATGTACAATCCGCTGCCTACCCCGGAGTGTACCCGAGAAATCTTCATTGCAGGTAATTTAGCAATTGCTAAAAACGTAGAtcttagtttaatatttctttttgattGAAATTCATGAATTAAGTAATCTTGTAGTGAGTTTTGgggaattataaaataattttattgttaaactaGCCGTCTTCTTTTGTCAACGCAACGCATAAAAAAGTGgcctataatatttttgcatacatcagctaccttGCAATCAAAGTTCCGTTAAAATCAGTCTAGcagtttcggagattacccggaacaaacgcaaATGCTAACGTGAAGACAGaggacaaaaataaaaaaaaggttatttattacaaggaAAGCTAGTACAGGAAAAAGTAGGAAAGGAAGTACATTATGCTCAcgaaatacgttttttttttagttattacatacagacagtACAATTTAGTTGCAATTGTATAGACTTACaagttacatataaataaaacaagcgtATTAAATTGAAGTCTCATATGTGTTAAGAATAactgataaattaaataataaaaaattcatcGGGACACGTTGAAGGATCTTTGGGGATAGTAACGGACCCTAAATCAATCTAATCGTAGCTCGTTGtggaaataatgttaaataaataattttatatcgtaGATACCACCTGAACACACGGCTGCCCTACATAAAGCTGTACATAGAAAATGAAGAGTTTAATATAGACGGGCAGCGCTGCGAGAACATAATGACGTGCCCCATGAGACCAATAACTTCAGGTATGaagctttattttttgaaGAGCATAGCATTTTTTTctggaataaaaaagttaacttggctataaaataaagcttCAAAGCTATAAactatgtattttgtattttataataagctatatataatttaattttatccgaaaaattaataactaataaaatagtcTAATTTCTCAACCCATTTCATTCACTAGAACAAATGTTcaaatttcgtttttttttttgtttaaatcttttgatttatattttgcattaaatTCCTTTTCACcgtctttttataaaatgtataatttcaatatatatgtaaagagAGACAGATTTCTCTTGATGTTAAGTATATTCTCCAAggttactttgttatttattgcaGTCGTGAATAACTTTCATCCAATAATAGGCTCTAAACTTTTATAGCTTGTACCAGACTTCCTGACGATATTAAACTGTCGAAAGTTGTTTTAACGATAATGGGATAAAATAGCAATcaaaatttactattttaatcaaaaaatacGACGGATGTTATAAAGTTACcaattttatagaataaaatcaagaattaaaaagaaagacaAAGAATAACGAGAAATTTACGATATTACCATGATGTTACAGAATTGAATTTGCATCGTAATACGTTCAACTTGCAGTTATCAacccttaaatatttaaaacagtattaTACTATACTAGTACAATACTTGTAGTAttctatgataaaaaatactttgagaaattaacaaaaaatttggTATCCTGTGTACATcataacatttcatatatgTTCGTAGGATCAGAAAATTGTCCTTACGACTATATAAGAATCTACGATGGAAAGGATGAGTCAGCGTCTGTGATCGGTACATTCTGCGGCATGGGAAAGTTTCCGTATTCAATTATTGGCACTTCCCAGGATTTGTTCGTGGAGTTTGTCAGCTCGCCAGCAGGTAATGCAGGAGTTTGCGTTTGGATCtctaaataatagtaaaaaaaaaaatccattatcaagtaaaaatattgtcaatgttagatgaaaaattaaattgcctgtttatctgtttttagtttttagtgacatagaaattaatattattcttttttcaaGAATGCCTCCTAAAGATCTATCTATGTTTCAGCGTAGATTTATGTAACGTATATCCGCGTAGATAACTTGAAAACTTGCttcatctatttttaaatttctgtaCTTTCCTCCtaatttgtaacttttaattaattcttttgtttatttcataggTCCTTTACTTAATACTGGATTTCACTTCAACGTGGGCAACTGGCCGGGTCACGTGGAGGCGCCCGGCTCACGAGTCGGCACTTGTGACTGGCTGCTCACTGCTGAGTCTTTAAAAAAGTCGGGAGATACGGAGGGGATATTTCTATCAGTGGCCCACTGGTATCCACCGCACACATCTTGTACCTATCTCATGCAAGGATTCCCCGGGCAAGTGGTGAGGTTATACTTTCCAAGGTGAGTTTCAGTAATAATGTTCTGTGCAATTAATTTCGTACAACAACgtttaatagtaaaaacattttgaagaaaaaaaatattttacagcttCCGCATTAACCGTATAGAATCACCAATAGTTCCATGGAATGGTGACTGTGGAGAATCTCTTACACTGTACGATGCCCCTCGACCCGATGATGCGCGGAtcatcaaaacattttgtgaCACATTCAGCCGACCAATGGAGAAACACGACTTTGTTTCCACAGGCAATGCAATGTTTGTACGATTTGAGAGCAAAACTGGAAGCTATAGCGGGTATGTCTTTCACTGTTGATATTTGGAATAGATTACAAATCcgataaaataattgcaaagaacatcatcataaaaatattattagcatCAATAGTAAATGAACAACATTTACAGGTCGTCGCTTTACTACTGGGCACATTACGACTTCTTCAACAACACACGTTTCGGTGAGCCCGTACAAGGAACTGCCTGTGACGAAGTAATAGCTTCATGGAAACAAAGAGCTGGTCGTCTCAGATCACCTCTCAATACTCTTGTGTATAAACAAGCACCGCCTGGTGAAGATGTACACTGTCTATACAGATTCGTTACCGATAAGAGAATATTCGCCAGAGTAATACTAACAATACTCAGTGTTAATTTTAAGGTTtgttcataaataattatatgtttctGCTTCTGCTAGctaattatttagtaaatattcaACTGTTCGTCAGGAATTTTGTgcaactttgttttaattttgcagGAACATCCCTATACTGCAGTGTCCTGTCAAAATTGCTACGAAGATCGAGCTGATAAACTAATAATTTGGGAGCCACACCCAGGTGGTAGAGTTGTGAATACGTCAAGCGGTTTCAGTACCACACCTCTACCACTTCATTTAGCTGTGCAGCGATCACTCGGCTCATGTCTTTGTGCTAAACACGCTAACACAGTGTCCAGAGCCAGACCGTATAGAGTTGTATCATCTGGAGAGTCTTTAAATTTGCAATTGATTGTTGACAACGCTCACGCAGCGGCTTCCTATTTCAAAAATCCTTCACCATTATTTGAAGCTCGTTATGAATTTGTACACGGACCACTCTGCGGACCAGCTGTACTAGCTGCCGCTTTAGATGGAGAAATTGTATATCCACATTTAGAAGCCTTAGGCTACACTGAACCTCCGAAAAGAATTCAATGTATATGGGATTTAGAAATCGAAGAGAAACGTGATATTTGGTTACATTTTGATAGTATCAAATTTGCATCTCGACACTGTGACGACGGTAACATTCAGATCTATTTGCCAGGAAGAATTGAACCGTATCTCTCAATTTGTGGTGAAAACGTATCATTAGCGCGAGAATTGCCTATACTTTCAGCTGGAGAATTAGGATTTGAATCCTTAGACGATCCTTTGgttatagaaaaagaaaaaactagaTCGATACGAATCGTATTTATCGGCAGTGCCTCACCAGCAAGGGCTGCATTCAAAATTGCATGGACCGGTTTATACCATTTGCCTAAAAACTCGGATGGTACTTTGATGACATCACGGCTAACAGATGGTGGTAGTAAATCTAATTCAGGTCAAGGTTGTGATTTTATCTGTCCAGGAGACGAGGCACTTTGCATTCCAGCAAGATTGATATGTAACGGTGTGGTGAATTGTCCAAACGTTACAACCACTGAGAGGAAATTCTGGAGTGCAGAAGACAAGAGAGCAAGAGAATCTTATTCTGAAGATAGTTTGCGTAGGCTTGGATATCTTGACGCGATAGGTGGAATACCTTTTGGGCAGTTGCACGATGAGGCTCCTGAGCTTTGCGCGGGTGCTAGAAGTGCTATAGGGGGAGATTGGTTGGCGCCTGCGTTGGGTGCAGGTTTGGCGATCGCTTTAGCCATCTGTGCGCTGGGTGCAGCTTGGCGGCTATGCTGCCGCAAACGATCTCCCGATGAGGAATCCCTGGATTACTGACACGCGGCCCGCGGCGCCCCACACGCGCCGCCCTCTCTGCGCTCCCGCTCCGCATCCAGGGACTTTGGACTGGACTGGAGTCTCCATTGACAGACACCCTACTGAGCGCCACAACCCTCCTTCGTTGATTACTAGAATTAAAtctaacattttatacaattgcATTGAATAACAGTATTACCTAGCGTGTAAAGTTGttttgtacatattaaatatactaaaaataactagggtattttgtaagaaaaggCATAAAGTAATGCTTAATTTTACCACGTACCTTATCTGTTAGCAACGcgtttgtttgaaataaaacggTGAGTATAAATTGTTGTACAAGTGATTGTTATTccttattgtaaattttgtaaagaacaaaattgtcatttaaattcattcaaaCGTTTGGAGGAAGTGATAACAAAATATGGCGTTCAATTCGTTGTTACGTATAATAAGTGTATATATCCGATATTTGTTCTTTGTCTAATGGATGCTTGAAAACGAACGATCATAGGTTTAGTACAAGGTGATAGTAGCCGTATAATTAACGAAGTAACTATCTTATTAATGTTACTATAGGCTATAGAATTTATAAgcacaatttatataaaacgatTTAACGACTAAGTAagattttgtttcaaaaatttaatgctATTGAAAGTCTGACATACAATGATGTAATGTAAACTATTAAACTATAAACAAAGTTAAgcttttgaataaaatcaatacaaaaaaagttaatacttgaattcatttaaacatttattaataaacctTGTAGACCATG belongs to Papilio machaon chromosome 10, ilPapMach1.1, whole genome shotgun sequence and includes:
- the LOC106708049 gene encoding uncharacterized protein LOC106708049 codes for the protein MDWKACVFLCAFFTCVTCNPAKIDSKRDHCNKTVEIYEDVSSPPVTADNFGRPLTCTYRFRAFRGSPKDWILRIRFKKFKVGTLINGTTCHKGYMQIVDGNAKTDVSNRKEPGLFCGEIEQPQTFISETNFVKIVFHADNFTDQTYFSFDSRAEQQFEVYLRYGQHPELYPNRRGEVVAGSYCERVFRDCRLQTCYVQSAAYPGVYPRNLHCRYHLNTRLPYIKLYIENEEFNIDGQRCENIMTCPMRPITSGSENCPYDYIRIYDGKDESASVIGTFCGMGKFPYSIIGTSQDLFVEFVSSPAGPLLNTGFHFNVGNWPGHVEAPGSRVGTCDWLLTAESLKKSGDTEGIFLSVAHWYPPHTSCTYLMQGFPGQVVRLYFPSFRINRIESPIVPWNGDCGESLTLYDAPRPDDARIIKTFCDTFSRPMEKHDFVSTGNAMFVRFESKTGSYSGSSLYYWAHYDFFNNTRFGEPVQGTACDEVIASWKQRAGRLRSPLNTLVYKQAPPGEDVHCLYRFVTDKRIFARVILTILSVNFKEHPYTAVSCQNCYEDRADKLIIWEPHPGGRVVNTSSGFSTTPLPLHLAVQRSLGSCLCAKHANTVSRARPYRVVSSGESLNLQLIVDNAHAAASYFKNPSPLFEARYEFVHGPLCGPAVLAAALDGEIVYPHLEALGYTEPPKRIQCIWDLEIEEKRDIWLHFDSIKFASRHCDDGNIQIYLPGRIEPYLSICGENVSLARELPILSAGELGFESLDDPLVIEKEKTRSIRIVFIGSASPARAAFKIAWTGLYHLPKNSDGTLMTSRLTDGGSKSNSGQGCDFICPGDEALCIPARLICNGVVNCPNVTTTERKFWSAEDKRARESYSEDSLRRLGYLDAIGGIPFGQLHDEAPELCAGARSAIGGDWLAPALGAGLAIALAICALGAAWRLCCRKRSPDEESLDY